A window of Spirochaeta isovalerica contains these coding sequences:
- the thrH gene encoding bifunctional phosphoserine phosphatase/homoserine phosphotransferase ThrH, which produces MNLVCLDLEGVLVPEIWINFAEKTGLDELKKTTRDEPDYNVLMKGRIDILAREGFTLKDIQNVIDTMDPLEGALEFLDEVRSFTQIIILSDTFEEFAAPLMKKLKYPTLFCNSLIVDGKGMIRDFKLRKENGKKFSVEGFKHAGCRVFAAGDSYNDLAMIQSADGGALFRAPDRILDDFPHLKNHKTYEGLMSSIREFHK; this is translated from the coding sequence ATGAATTTAGTATGTCTTGATCTGGAAGGAGTACTGGTCCCGGAAATATGGATCAACTTTGCCGAAAAAACCGGACTCGATGAGTTGAAAAAAACGACTCGCGACGAACCGGATTACAATGTGCTGATGAAAGGCCGCATTGATATTCTCGCCAGAGAAGGATTTACTCTGAAAGATATTCAAAATGTAATCGATACGATGGATCCTCTGGAAGGAGCTTTGGAATTTCTCGACGAAGTGCGGTCATTCACACAAATCATAATCCTTTCCGATACCTTCGAGGAGTTCGCCGCGCCTCTTATGAAAAAGCTCAAGTACCCCACGCTGTTCTGCAATTCCCTCATTGTCGACGGAAAGGGCATGATCCGCGATTTTAAGCTGAGAAAGGAAAACGGTAAGAAATTCTCTGTCGAAGGCTTCAAACATGCCGGCTGCCGGGTTTTTGCTGCGGGAGATTCCTATAACGACCTGGCGATGATACAGAGCGCTGACGGCGGAGCCCTTTTCAGAGCCCCGGACCGGATACTCGATGATTTTCCCCATTTGAAAAATCACAAAACCTATGAAGGCCTCATGTCGTCCATCCGGGAGTTCCACAAATAA
- a CDS encoding PAS domain-containing hybrid sensor histidine kinase/response regulator: MDIFSRLFEQSPMGMVLLDKEGKVLKYNSSFKEMVGYSDENMEASYFSDFMPSEDVDDWSFAISNFIMTGFSTTKLTTRFRNGDQEDRWWKLELALIQDKGEDLIYIIADDVTDRKSNEKKLIQSRIAAENATKVKSEFLANMSHEIRTPIHTIIGMSELLHETHLDAEQLDYGNQIRFSADVLLSLINDILDFSKIEAGKLSLETTEINLVELVEKAVDLVTLEANKRGVEVGLFVEQGVPEFVYGDPVRLRQVVLNLFNNAVKFTSRGEIVVAIHKEREDNASVRLRFAVVDTGIGISEENQKKLFQAFQQADRSTTRKFGGTGLGLAISRNLVSLMGGSLKVRSQFGRGSTFYFSITMKKGRKNIQPYNHVSSDHFKGVSILLIDDNRKVRTLTKTYLTDWGCIVDEGENGPQALKMLEKKLDEGSPYSLCIIDQTMHGMDGWQLASEINASQNFLETGLILMTQKGGGSVEAKMKLLGWFDEYIQKPLKKDDLFNKINKVLNEEDYEDSSVDEIGELEELEEAVPSLYGGKKETAVPTKKDNVKILVVEDHPVNQQLFKTILKKIGFHSDTASNGLEAVQAVEKTDYDLIFMDCQMPVMNGYEATRKIREMKVEVPVIAVTASATTGEYEKCIESGMTDFLTKPFKKGDLIPVLEKWLAGRNENPAEKSVEVSGISPDIFDLDDAVNTFMGDRDIVIDLLETQITKMESQLEELLNLDLEKDSEKVRGIGHSIKGSCRNLSMARLGNWGEMLEFGGRDINPEQMREGLEKFRLGLAELKIAVESLLH, encoded by the coding sequence ATGGATATATTCAGCCGACTGTTCGAACAGTCCCCCATGGGGATGGTTCTTCTGGACAAAGAGGGAAAAGTTCTCAAATACAACAGCAGCTTCAAAGAGATGGTCGGCTATAGCGATGAGAATATGGAGGCCAGTTACTTTTCCGATTTCATGCCATCGGAAGATGTGGATGACTGGAGTTTCGCTATCTCCAATTTCATAATGACCGGATTCAGTACAACCAAACTGACAACCCGATTCAGAAACGGGGATCAGGAAGACCGGTGGTGGAAGCTGGAGCTGGCGCTGATTCAGGACAAGGGCGAAGATCTGATCTACATTATCGCCGATGATGTGACAGACCGGAAATCCAATGAAAAAAAACTGATACAGTCAAGAATCGCCGCGGAAAACGCCACGAAAGTCAAATCGGAATTTCTGGCTAATATGAGCCATGAGATCCGGACGCCTATTCACACGATCATCGGTATGTCGGAGCTGCTTCATGAAACGCATCTTGATGCGGAACAGCTCGATTACGGAAATCAGATCCGCTTTTCAGCCGATGTTCTCCTCTCGTTAATAAATGATATTCTCGATTTTTCCAAAATCGAAGCGGGAAAACTCTCTCTGGAAACCACGGAAATCAATCTGGTCGAGCTGGTGGAGAAAGCTGTTGATCTGGTAACACTTGAAGCCAACAAGCGGGGAGTGGAAGTCGGGTTGTTTGTGGAGCAGGGAGTTCCGGAATTCGTCTACGGGGATCCGGTCCGACTGAGACAGGTTGTGCTCAATCTCTTTAACAACGCCGTGAAATTCACATCTCGCGGTGAAATCGTTGTCGCCATTCATAAGGAAAGAGAGGACAATGCGTCAGTCCGCCTCCGTTTTGCCGTCGTTGATACGGGGATAGGTATCTCCGAAGAGAATCAGAAAAAGCTGTTTCAGGCTTTTCAGCAGGCTGACCGGTCGACCACCAGAAAATTCGGCGGTACCGGATTGGGGCTGGCGATTTCAAGAAACCTCGTATCCCTTATGGGGGGAAGTCTTAAAGTCCGAAGTCAATTCGGCAGAGGTTCGACTTTTTACTTTTCCATCACCATGAAAAAAGGTAGAAAAAATATTCAGCCCTACAACCATGTCTCATCGGATCATTTTAAAGGGGTTTCGATTCTGCTCATCGACGACAACAGAAAAGTGCGGACTCTGACGAAAACCTATCTGACTGACTGGGGTTGTATTGTAGACGAAGGCGAAAACGGCCCTCAGGCTCTGAAAATGCTGGAGAAAAAACTCGATGAAGGGTCTCCCTATTCGCTTTGTATTATCGACCAGACCATGCACGGAATGGATGGATGGCAACTGGCCAGTGAAATCAATGCCAGTCAGAATTTTCTCGAAACAGGACTTATTCTCATGACCCAGAAGGGGGGGGGATCGGTTGAAGCCAAAATGAAACTTCTGGGCTGGTTCGACGAGTATATTCAGAAGCCTTTGAAAAAAGACGATCTTTTCAACAAGATAAACAAAGTCCTGAACGAAGAGGATTATGAAGACAGTTCCGTCGATGAGATCGGCGAGCTCGAAGAACTTGAGGAAGCAGTTCCCTCTCTTTACGGTGGAAAGAAAGAGACTGCTGTCCCGACAAAAAAAGATAATGTGAAAATTCTTGTTGTCGAAGACCACCCGGTTAATCAGCAGCTATTTAAAACAATTCTCAAAAAAATCGGATTTCACTCCGACACCGCGTCCAACGGGCTCGAAGCTGTTCAGGCTGTTGAAAAAACCGATTACGATCTGATTTTTATGGACTGCCAGATGCCGGTTATGAACGGTTATGAGGCGACGAGGAAGATCCGCGAAATGAAAGTTGAAGTTCCTGTTATTGCCGTAACGGCCAGCGCAACCACTGGAGAATATGAGAAGTGTATCGAATCGGGAATGACAGATTTTCTCACCAAGCCGTTCAAGAAAGGCGATCTTATTCCCGTTCTGGAGAAGTGGCTCGCAGGTCGAAATGAAAACCCGGCAGAGAAGTCGGTCGAAGTTAGTGGCATCTCTCCCGATATTTTTGATCTCGATGATGCGGTCAATACGTTTATGGGAGACCGCGACATTGTCATTGACCTTCTGGAGACTCAGATAACAAAAATGGAAAGCCAGCTGGAAGAGCTTCTGAATCTCGATCTTGAAAAGGATTCCGAGAAAGTGAGAGGTATCGGGCACTCCATAAAGGGAAGCTGCCGAAACCTTTCGATGGCCAGGCTGGGAAACTGGGGCGAAATGCTTGAATTCGGCGGACGGGATATCAATCCCGAACAGATGCGGGAGGGGCTGGAGAAGTTCAGACTGGGACTGGCGGAACTGAAAATTGCGGTAGAATCTCTACTGCACTGA
- a CDS encoding response regulator — translation MKKILVIDDSSLFRTFMKTQLEEYGFEVIEGINGLDGLTKMRNQLPDLIIMEYYLSRKGALELLKAKKMNPNTKGIPVVIACNDINREKIVSVANYNVKKFLAKPIKIDLLLQTVSETLNVKIAVDDTPCSLDAHLNDKILFIEIAKGFNREKISLLKYKIAELLKLHKIASPRILILLTDITYRDEDQSKLETLLQSISETVTSHDNIKILTVSEKIREVLSGNLYYRDIEVVKSLEKAIDGLLGKRGLEEMTAEKSNVHESLLSSAVDDNANSTVHLNFQDESRLGGDFASGEKKYRIAAVDDDIIVQALIRKTFDGYDWPVTTFGDGRDFLKDFHADDFDLIFLDLMMPDVNGFAVLKFLKENDVEIPVIVLSALSRKESVMKALDFGIKSYMIKPLKPEGLIAKTKEILTAMF, via the coding sequence ATGAAAAAAATACTGGTTATTGATGATTCATCGCTTTTCAGAACATTTATGAAAACCCAGCTCGAGGAGTATGGTTTCGAGGTAATAGAAGGAATCAACGGTTTGGACGGGCTGACAAAAATGAGAAACCAGCTGCCCGATCTCATTATCATGGAATACTATCTCTCCCGGAAGGGGGCCCTTGAGCTTCTCAAGGCGAAGAAAATGAATCCCAATACGAAAGGGATTCCCGTCGTTATCGCCTGTAACGATATAAATCGGGAAAAAATCGTCAGCGTGGCCAATTACAATGTGAAAAAGTTTCTGGCCAAACCGATAAAAATCGACCTTCTCCTGCAAACCGTTTCGGAAACTCTCAATGTGAAAATAGCTGTTGATGACACGCCCTGTTCACTCGACGCCCATTTGAATGATAAAATTCTCTTTATAGAAATTGCCAAAGGCTTTAACCGGGAAAAAATCAGCCTGCTCAAGTATAAAATCGCTGAGCTTCTGAAGCTTCATAAAATCGCTTCGCCGCGAATTCTCATACTTTTGACCGATATCACCTACAGGGACGAAGACCAATCCAAACTGGAAACTCTTCTTCAAAGCATATCCGAAACGGTCACGTCTCATGATAACATTAAGATTCTTACAGTTTCCGAAAAGATCCGCGAAGTTCTCTCGGGAAATCTCTATTACCGCGATATCGAAGTCGTGAAATCTCTGGAGAAAGCCATTGACGGCCTTCTCGGTAAGCGCGGTCTTGAAGAGATGACAGCCGAGAAGAGCAATGTCCACGAGTCGCTTCTCTCATCGGCCGTGGATGATAATGCCAATTCAACGGTTCATCTCAATTTTCAGGATGAATCCCGCCTGGGCGGAGATTTCGCCAGCGGCGAAAAGAAATACAGGATTGCCGCGGTTGATGATGATATTATCGTTCAGGCGCTCATCCGAAAAACATTTGACGGGTATGATTGGCCGGTTACGACATTCGGTGACGGTAGAGATTTTCTCAAAGACTTTCATGCCGATGACTTTGATCTCATTTTCCTCGATCTGATGATGCCCGATGTCAATGGATTTGCTGTACTGAAGTTTTTAAAAGAGAATGATGTGGAGATTCCCGTTATCGTTCTCTCGGCGCTTTCGAGGAAAGAAAGCGTAATGAAAGCTCTGGACTTCGGAATCAAGAGCTATATGATCAAGCCTCTCAAACCGGAGGGGCTTATCGCCAAAACAAAAGAGATTCTGACAGCTATGTTCTGA
- a CDS encoding MORN repeat-containing protein codes for MDDYLDFSGPVKLIIVERALVENRNGKFRERDKNNLTRIIFDNRGKPVSELRENSSIEYQYDDEGNLYLIRKKDKSGTLLEETRMSYRKGTLQEQEKSFPDGSVREKKAYRYDGENRLVSESTSTRHIRYEYRNGQVFREYRYYGKEPELAIEYKRDRHGRPIRIETFSKEGSTLRKELMEWEEDRLSRWTIWGREGLLLKRDRFEYSCFHDGNWLKRIRYSAMETETEIPVEVVYRSIAYSDSYPEIKPVHKEETRVLSETSQALTFSDGSIYRGEIREGKMEGKGYIQWPDGSSYKGEFRNNRMDGQGILTWPNGDIYSGMFTEGQMEGVGRLRWSGGKTFYGLFENNRRTNQGIIEEE; via the coding sequence ATGGACGATTATCTCGATTTTTCCGGACCGGTAAAACTCATTATTGTGGAAAGAGCTCTTGTGGAAAACCGCAATGGCAAGTTCAGGGAAAGGGATAAAAACAACCTGACACGTATTATATTCGACAACAGAGGCAAACCTGTTTCGGAATTGAGAGAAAACTCATCCATAGAATACCAATATGACGATGAGGGGAACCTCTACCTGATAAGAAAAAAAGATAAAAGCGGAACGCTTCTTGAAGAGACCAGGATGTCATACAGGAAGGGAACACTTCAAGAACAGGAAAAATCTTTTCCCGATGGTTCTGTGAGGGAAAAAAAAGCATACCGCTATGACGGGGAAAACCGCCTTGTATCGGAAAGCACTTCTACCAGACATATCCGGTATGAATACAGGAACGGCCAGGTTTTCCGCGAATACAGATACTACGGGAAAGAGCCGGAGCTCGCCATAGAGTACAAGAGAGACCGCCATGGCCGTCCGATCCGCATAGAGACATTCAGCAAAGAGGGATCAACGCTTCGCAAAGAGCTTATGGAATGGGAGGAGGATCGCCTTTCCCGCTGGACGATTTGGGGAAGAGAAGGCCTGCTCCTGAAAAGAGACCGCTTCGAGTACAGTTGTTTTCACGACGGAAACTGGCTCAAGAGAATCCGTTACAGCGCCATGGAGACCGAAACCGAAATTCCTGTGGAAGTGGTTTACCGCTCCATAGCCTATTCCGATTCATATCCCGAAATCAAACCTGTCCACAAAGAGGAGACAAGGGTTCTCAGCGAGACCAGCCAGGCCCTGACTTTCAGCGACGGCAGTATATACCGCGGAGAAATCCGCGAGGGGAAGATGGAGGGGAAAGGGTATATACAGTGGCCGGACGGAAGCTCGTATAAAGGAGAGTTCCGCAACAACAGAATGGACGGACAGGGAATTCTGACATGGCCGAACGGCGATATATACAGCGGAATGTTTACAGAGGGGCAGATGGAAGGAGTCGGCAGACTGCGCTGGTCCGGCGGAAAAACCTTTTACGGGCTCTTTGAAAACAACCGGCGGACCAATCAGGGGATTATAGAGGAGGAGTAA
- a CDS encoding serine hydrolase domain-containing protein, whose translation MMQNIYILILVSALALSGCATLDLSLQENEKDVLSQSNIDSTLIDEALDLMGNSKINSMIISCDDEILIERYNNGFDGDDKQDLRSATKSVTSLLVGIAIDRGFIDSVNKSIMDYFPEYSSRKEVFAPITIGHLLTMTSGLNSDDWDSSSPGNEEKMYRKKSWVDFYFSLDRESEAGEVFKYSTAGVVLLGEIIRRSTGLDYRDFADKYLFTPLGIEDYLFETTRAGESDAGGHLRLTPSDFHKIAQIYLHKGFYKNKPIVSEQWIEESLTPRIQIIRERGEEFLYEGYLLWLEPVVDGKVRSYQARGNGGQYLIVIPELDLICSFTGSAYNSSEQMLPFYLVKKFIIPAIKKDD comes from the coding sequence ATGATGCAAAATATCTATATTTTAATACTCGTTTCGGCATTGGCCCTATCTGGTTGTGCCACTTTAGACCTGTCACTGCAGGAGAATGAAAAAGATGTCTTATCACAATCTAATATAGACAGCACTCTTATTGATGAAGCACTCGATCTTATGGGAAATTCAAAAATCAACAGCATGATAATTTCCTGTGATGATGAGATCTTAATCGAACGTTATAACAACGGATTCGATGGCGATGACAAACAGGATTTGAGGTCAGCCACCAAATCTGTCACAAGCCTTCTTGTGGGTATAGCAATAGACAGGGGATTTATTGATAGTGTTAACAAGAGCATAATGGATTATTTTCCGGAATACAGCTCCAGGAAAGAGGTTTTTGCTCCTATTACAATCGGTCATCTTCTGACAATGACTTCGGGGTTGAATTCCGATGATTGGGACAGCAGTTCCCCCGGAAATGAGGAAAAAATGTACAGGAAGAAGAGCTGGGTCGATTTCTACTTCTCTCTCGATCGAGAAAGTGAAGCTGGTGAAGTCTTTAAGTACTCTACAGCGGGTGTGGTTCTTCTCGGAGAAATAATTAGACGATCAACAGGTCTGGACTATAGGGATTTTGCCGATAAATACCTCTTTACTCCTTTGGGGATTGAAGACTATCTCTTTGAAACGACCAGGGCCGGAGAAAGTGATGCGGGAGGTCACTTGAGATTGACACCTTCTGATTTTCATAAAATAGCCCAAATTTATCTCCATAAAGGTTTCTACAAAAACAAACCTATTGTCTCGGAACAGTGGATTGAGGAATCGCTGACACCGAGAATTCAAATTATCCGTGAACGAGGCGAAGAATTCCTTTATGAAGGTTACCTCTTGTGGCTTGAACCCGTTGTCGATGGAAAAGTCAGATCCTACCAGGCACGGGGGAATGGTGGTCAATATCTCATTGTTATCCCCGAATTAGATCTCATCTGTTCTTTTACCGGTTCAGCCTATAACAGTAGCGAACAGATGCTTCCCTTCTATCTTGTAAAAAAATTCATTATCCCCGCGATAAAAAAAGATGATTAA
- a CDS encoding alpha/beta fold hydrolase gives MKIDLIEMNGLKIEYCQSGDSSRQSIVFAHGLGSSLHQWKKQIEYFSQSFRVIAFSLQGHGASSQPVQPEVYSIESYGKTVQILLENLKVESCIWVGNSMGGVLGYYLRRMKPDLIRKLITNGTTPKLIMPPLLVNIVVLMDKLMIRLLKFKGYIRFAANHTSRIDRVKEDIFSIMSQSCPQAVIASHKILGNYDFLDSIPENPFPIHIIEGEYDKDINIYLDKYREIMKQSRIVTFHKIANAGHMANMDQPEKYNRILEEILKK, from the coding sequence ATGAAAATAGATCTAATAGAAATGAACGGTTTGAAAATCGAATACTGCCAAAGTGGAGATTCATCCCGGCAAAGCATAGTATTTGCTCACGGTTTGGGTAGCAGCTTGCATCAATGGAAAAAACAGATAGAGTATTTTTCTCAAAGCTTCAGAGTTATAGCCTTTTCTCTTCAAGGACACGGAGCCTCTTCTCAGCCGGTTCAACCTGAAGTCTATTCTATAGAAAGTTATGGTAAAACAGTTCAGATATTACTTGAAAACCTAAAGGTTGAGTCCTGTATATGGGTGGGAAACTCCATGGGCGGGGTTTTGGGATATTACTTAAGAAGAATGAAACCGGATCTTATAAGAAAACTTATAACAAACGGAACAACACCGAAGCTAATAATGCCTCCTTTACTAGTTAATATTGTAGTATTAATGGATAAGCTAATGATCAGGCTATTGAAATTTAAGGGATATATCCGATTTGCAGCAAATCATACATCGCGGATTGATCGTGTCAAAGAGGACATATTCAGCATTATGTCGCAAAGCTGTCCACAGGCTGTAATAGCATCACATAAAATTCTGGGGAATTATGATTTTCTGGACAGTATCCCGGAAAACCCCTTTCCAATACATATAATCGAAGGGGAATACGACAAAGATATAAATATTTATCTGGATAAATACAGAGAGATAATGAAACAATCCAGGATTGTCACATTTCATAAAATAGCAAATGCCGGGCATATGGCCAATATGGACCAACCGGAAAAATACAACCGTATTCTGGAAGAAATACTTAAGAAATGA
- a CDS encoding TetR/AcrR family transcriptional regulator, with amino-acid sequence MNSTFLNLPDEKQKRVIEASIVEFTEWGYRDASTNRIVRNLKIAKGSLFKYFGGKNDLYYFLIKLSTDELLSFIESEKKQEYDNWVEAVEAYASIEFDFLILHPLYYHFLKRIADEINLDELIPIKDHLTAKSQKIFHSILAPYYLSELKQKHIAYLIQGYNRDFLLENKCNYNSELKEKYMGNLRAHLNLIGD; translated from the coding sequence ATGAATTCGACATTTTTAAATCTACCCGATGAAAAGCAAAAAAGGGTGATAGAAGCCTCTATTGTTGAATTTACAGAATGGGGTTACAGGGATGCATCAACTAACAGGATTGTACGTAATCTGAAAATTGCCAAAGGCAGTCTTTTTAAGTACTTCGGAGGTAAAAATGACCTATATTACTTTCTTATCAAACTTTCGACAGATGAACTCTTATCATTCATCGAATCAGAAAAGAAACAGGAGTATGATAACTGGGTAGAAGCCGTAGAAGCATATGCTTCCATCGAATTTGATTTTCTCATATTACACCCCCTCTACTATCATTTTCTAAAAAGAATAGCAGATGAAATCAATCTGGATGAACTCATACCAATAAAAGACCATTTAACAGCTAAATCTCAAAAAATATTCCACAGCATACTGGCGCCATATTATCTGTCCGAATTGAAACAGAAACATATCGCGTATCTGATCCAGGGCTACAATAGGGATTTTTTACTGGAAAACAAATGCAATTACAATTCAGAGCTAAAAGAAAAATATATGGGTAATCTGAGAGCTCATCTCAACCTAATTGGAGACTAA
- a CDS encoding TlpA family protein disulfide reductase, translating into MRLKNCIPLFLIICFTAPLIARGESDSGENTLTLIPLSHEIKDDFDSDKRYFIDISHIQTGDMVCSISFLDNEDYLMIDFLEPGDYFISGISERTEKTVHTIESFNRDISPFRVEEGKICITPLGFGWSKSIDDNGRMNVECYSFTSPDGSTHDWTLHRFLSDYPGYQKRWGIPEITKNFISKQIETVLKDNRITIYLEFTDLLSGDPITLEDLQGKVIVIDFWATWCSPCREEIPHLIDLYDQYKSQGVEFIGISLDKSDSAVIDFCKDKGITWLQHREETNTGIHKEWNITGIPQVFILDKDGVVISTQARGKLDSYIPQLLGRN; encoded by the coding sequence ATGAGACTGAAAAACTGTATTCCACTATTTCTGATAATATGTTTTACCGCCCCGTTAATTGCCCGGGGAGAATCGGATTCCGGCGAAAACACATTGACACTGATCCCTTTGAGCCATGAAATCAAGGATGACTTTGATTCCGACAAAAGATACTTTATCGATATCAGTCATATTCAAACCGGAGATATGGTTTGCAGCATAAGTTTTCTTGATAATGAGGATTATCTGATGATCGATTTCCTGGAACCGGGAGATTATTTTATTTCCGGAATTTCAGAACGAACTGAGAAAACAGTGCATACCATTGAATCATTTAACCGGGATATCTCCCCATTCCGGGTCGAAGAGGGAAAAATATGCATCACCCCCCTTGGATTCGGTTGGAGCAAATCCATTGACGATAACGGCAGGATGAATGTTGAATGTTATTCATTCACCAGCCCCGACGGCAGCACACATGATTGGACACTGCATCGCTTTCTTTCGGATTATCCCGGTTATCAGAAGAGATGGGGAATCCCGGAGATTACGAAAAACTTTATTTCCAAACAGATAGAAACTGTTCTTAAAGACAATCGCATTACAATCTATCTGGAATTTACAGATCTGCTCTCCGGTGATCCTATTACCCTGGAGGATCTTCAAGGGAAGGTCATCGTCATAGATTTCTGGGCCACATGGTGCTCTCCCTGCAGAGAGGAGATTCCCCATCTGATAGACTTATACGATCAGTACAAATCACAGGGTGTGGAATTTATCGGGATCAGTCTGGACAAAAGCGACAGCGCAGTCATCGATTTCTGCAAAGATAAGGGCATAACATGGCTTCAGCATAGAGAGGAGACTAATACAGGAATTCATAAAGAGTGGAACATAACCGGCATCCCGCAGGTTTTTATTCTCGATAAGGACGGTGTCGTAATCTCAACTCAGGCCAGAGGCAAACTGGACAGCTACATACCGCAGCTCCTTGGAAGAAATTGA
- a CDS encoding alpha/beta fold hydrolase: MSRAVFKTEEGKDQILRFYDGMLKKYPIANQSHIDTEQGRTFVLSAGEPENPPLVLIHGSGSNSLAWMGEIEKLSQTHRVHCIDIPGEPGKSESVRFDSTREAFSLWIDDIVKGLKLKKPLIGGLSLGGWAAIAYAISHPDKVSGVIALAPTGIVKPKTGFLIRTIFYSMRGEKGIRKLLSIMFDGEPVPEEVVEFQLLATRHFHFRMDTPSLFTDRELQNLKVPLTYVCGKEDYVFDGSKAVRRLNKINPAIRTALTDKGHALTDIREFLL; encoded by the coding sequence ATGAGCAGAGCTGTATTTAAAACAGAAGAGGGTAAGGATCAAATTCTCCGGTTCTACGATGGAATGCTGAAGAAGTATCCCATCGCAAATCAATCTCATATCGATACAGAACAGGGCCGGACATTTGTATTGTCGGCGGGAGAGCCGGAAAATCCTCCCCTCGTACTGATCCACGGTTCCGGATCCAACTCTCTTGCATGGATGGGTGAAATAGAAAAACTCAGTCAGACCCATCGTGTCCATTGTATCGATATTCCCGGAGAGCCGGGAAAGAGTGAATCTGTGCGTTTTGACAGCACAAGAGAAGCATTCAGTCTGTGGATAGATGATATTGTTAAAGGGCTGAAATTGAAAAAGCCCCTTATCGGAGGCTTATCGCTCGGGGGATGGGCTGCAATAGCTTATGCCATATCGCATCCGGATAAAGTATCCGGTGTTATAGCTCTGGCTCCTACGGGAATTGTCAAACCGAAGACCGGATTCCTGATCAGAACCATCTTTTATTCCATGCGGGGGGAGAAGGGGATAAGAAAATTACTGTCAATTATGTTTGATGGTGAGCCTGTACCGGAGGAGGTCGTTGAATTTCAGCTCCTTGCAACCAGACATTTTCATTTCAGGATGGATACGCCCTCTCTCTTTACCGATCGGGAACTGCAAAATCTTAAGGTTCCCTTAACCTATGTCTGCGGTAAAGAGGATTATGTCTTTGATGGGTCGAAAGCAGTCCGGAGATTAAATAAGATTAACCCGGCGATCAGGACCGCGCTGACGGACAAGGGACATGCTCTGACCGATATAAGAGAATTTCTGCTGTAA
- a CDS encoding helix-turn-helix domain-containing protein: protein MKETWYTVSQAAELLQLHEKTVQRFIREGKLTAAKVGRSYRISGHELSVFTGDVVDETPQYTPPGAELKEKPQASAVVDCFVGGKDQAMRISNTINAVMNSKLPEDGKGRFDFIYYEEEQKGKIILYGSPLLVSRLLQIVSQLLD from the coding sequence ATGAAAGAGACCTGGTATACCGTCTCACAGGCGGCAGAGTTATTACAGCTTCATGAAAAAACGGTCCAGCGCTTTATTCGGGAAGGTAAGCTGACGGCAGCAAAAGTGGGAAGAAGCTATCGGATCAGCGGCCATGAGTTAAGTGTGTTTACGGGAGATGTTGTCGATGAAACACCTCAATACACTCCTCCCGGAGCTGAGCTGAAAGAAAAACCTCAGGCTTCTGCTGTTGTCGATTGTTTTGTGGGAGGAAAAGATCAGGCTATGAGAATATCCAATACAATCAATGCTGTAATGAATTCAAAACTTCCCGAAGACGGAAAGGGGAGATTTGATTTCATTTATTATGAAGAGGAACAGAAAGGGAAAATCATTCTATACGGATCGCCTCTTCTGGTAAGCCGATTGCTCCAGATCGTTTCACAGCTGTTGGATTAG
- a CDS encoding alpha/beta hydrolase fold domain-containing protein, which yields MAEVLSPEHPFPAALEDCIHTYKWLLEHGYKAENIIIAGESAGGTLTLSTLKSIRENGLPQPAGAVAISPVTDLSCSADSFRRNAKKDIAPPGSMNIWTGFYIRKNDVSDPILSPAFGDHKNLAGTLLIAGTS from the coding sequence ATGGCGGAGGTTTTATCTCCGGAACACCCCTTTCCGGCTGCTCTGGAGGACTGTATCCATACCTATAAATGGCTGTTGGAACATGGATATAAAGCGGAGAATATTATAATCGCCGGGGAATCCGCCGGAGGAACCTTAACACTCTCCACATTAAAATCGATCAGGGAAAATGGACTCCCGCAGCCAGCCGGAGCTGTGGCCATATCGCCTGTAACCGACCTTTCCTGCTCTGCTGATTCATTCAGAAGAAACGCGAAAAAGGATATTGCCCCTCCCGGTTCCATGAATATCTGGACCGGCTTTTATATCCGAAAGAATGATGTTTCCGATCCAATTCTCTCCCCGGCATTTGGAGATCACAAAAATCTCGCAGGAACTTTGTTAATTGCCGGAACTTCATAG